Proteins co-encoded in one Scylla paramamosain isolate STU-SP2022 chromosome 43, ASM3559412v1, whole genome shotgun sequence genomic window:
- the LOC135093469 gene encoding uncharacterized protein LOC135093469 — protein sequence MLNSNDGSLGSNAGRLARATQCCVVTEVLALLQSCWCIGKLPVWSGLGLSLDGSLGNNSKACQGNTVVCVEVLAVLLVCYVTLLCCWHTLVQDRSLGSNAGRLARATQCCVVTEVLALLQSCWCIGRVSWEQQQGLPGQHSGIPDTTELHP from the exons ATGTTGAACTCAAAT GACGGATCCCTTGGCAGTAATGCTGGAAGGCTTGCCAGGGCAACACAGTG CTGTGTGGTCACTGAGGTGCTTGCTTTGCTGCAGTCCTGCTGGTGCATAGGTAAGCTACCAGTGTGGTCAGGCCTGGGCCTCAGCTTG GACGGGTCTCTTGGGAACAACAGCAAGGCTTGCCAGGGCAACACAGTG GTGTGTGTTGAGGTGCTTGCTGTCCTGCTGGTCTGTTATGTTACCCTGCTGTGCTGCTGGCACACCCTCGTACAG GACAGATCCCTTGGCAGTAATGCTGGAAGGCTTGCCAGGGCAACACAGTG CTGTGTGGTCACTGAGGTGCTTGCTTTGCTGCAGTCCTGCTGGTGCATAG GACGGGTCTCTTGGGAACAACAGCAAGGCTTGCCAGGGCAACACAGTG GCATTCCTGACACCACTGAGCTGCATCCTTGA